Proteins from one Choloepus didactylus isolate mChoDid1 chromosome 4, mChoDid1.pri, whole genome shotgun sequence genomic window:
- the LOC119532751 gene encoding SH2 domain-containing protein 4B-like: MIFKSRFVHSARGAHVPCSGVDLAVEPAVDWGPSLPGVSCGSLQRAPGSASSAGSRETALSEPAASAVGPAPGPLAHPPRAWERPLRPVSREVIVRWFKEEQLPHRAGFERNTKSNASWFHGIISREDAEDLLENMTEGAFLVRVSDKIWGYTLSYRLQKGFKHFLVDASGDFYSFLGVDPNRHATLTDLIDFHKEEIITVSGGELLQEPCGQRDSPPDYHLLFE; this comes from the coding sequence ATGATATTTAAAAGTAGATTCGTCCACTCTGCGCGTGGCGCGCACGTTCCCTGCAGCGGCGTGGATCTGGCAGTGGAACCCGCAGTGGACTGGGGCCCCTCTCTCCCCGGAGTCTCCTGCGGGTCCCTCCAGAGAGCCCCAGGCAGCGCGTCCTCAGCTGGGAGTCGGGAAACCGCCCTGTCTGAGCCAGCTGCGTCAGCCGTGGGGCCAGCCCCAGGACCGCTCGCTCATCCTCCGAGGGCTTGGGAGCGCCCACTGCGTCCGGTCTCCAGAGAAGTCATAGTCCGCTGGTTTAAGGAGGAGCAGCTGCCTCACCGAGCCGGCTTCGAGAGGAACACCAAATCCAATGCCTCCTGGTTCCATGGAATTATTAGCCGAGAAGATGCAGAAGATCTCCTCGAGAACATGACTGAGGGAGCATTTCTTGTCCGGGTCAGTGATAAAATCTGGGGTTACACCCTCTCCTACCGCCTGCAGAAGGGGTTCAAGCACTTTCTTGTGGATGCCTCGGGGGATTTTTACAGCTTCCTGGGAGTGGACCCCAATCGCCATGCAACGCTCACAGATCTCATTGATTTCCACAAGGAGGAAATTATCACCGTTTCAGGGGGAGAGTTGCTGCAGGAACCCTGTGGACAGAGGGACAGCCCACCAGACTACCATCTGTTGTTTGAATGA